The bacterium DNA window TCAAAAATTTTATAGTTATTATATATTTAGATGACAAAATTTTTGAAAAGTTTACTTTTGAATATTTTATTGTTAGTTATTATTTCAATTCAATCCATCTTTCCTCTTTTATTGACCTATTAACTGCTTCAAGAACTTCCTGGCATTTTATTCCATCATAAAAGTTTGGAGATGGATTTTCACCTTTTTCAATTGAATTGAATATATCTGCAACCATATTTATAAATGATTCTCCATATCCAATAATATGCCCTGCGGGCCACCAGTTAGCAGAATAAGGATGGGATGGTTCTGTGGCAATTATTGTTCTAAAACCAGAAGCATAGTCAGGGTCATCTGTACTATAATATTGCAACTCATTAAGACGCTCTAAATTAAATATAATGCTTCCTTTACTCCCATTTATTTCAAATCTTTGATAGTTTTTTCTTCCTGCTGCAAATCTCGTTGCTTCAAAAGAACCAATTACTCCATTTTTAAACTTTGCAAGAAAAATTGTTGCATCATCAACATCTACAATTCCTTTTTCTTTACTTTTTTCTTTATCTTTAAGCCCTGTTTCTAATTTTTCTGTTTCTTCTAATAGTGGTCTTTGTTTTATAAATGTTTTATTCATACCAATAACCTGGTCAAATTCACCAACTAAATATCTTGCCATATCAATTAAGTGTGCATTTAAATCCCCATGTGCACCACTTCCTGCAATTTCTTTTTGAAGTCGCCATACAAGAGGAAATTCAGGGTCAATAATCCAGTCCTGAAGATAAACAGCCCTTATGTGATAAATTTTTCCTAATTTTCCTTCATCTATCAGTTTTTTTGCCAGCCCAATAGCAGGTAATTTTCTGTAATTAAAACAAATTGCATGTTTAACTCCATATTTTTCAGCAACTTCAACCATTTTATATGCATCCTCAATTCTGGATGCTAATGGTTTTTCACAAAATATAATTTTCCCATTTTTTGCTGCTTCAATTGCTATTTCTTTATGTGCATTTGGTGGCGTCGTTATATCGATCATATCAATATCATCTCTCGTAACAACTTTTCTCCAGTCCGTCTCGTATTCTTCCCATCCAAATCTATCTTTTGCAATAGATAATGGTTTTTTACTCCTTCCACAAATTACTTTCATAATAGGTCTAATAGAAAGTTGGAAAAAAAGTCCAACATCTTTATAAGCATGAGAGTGGGCTTTCCCCATAAATTTATATCCAATAAGTCCAATTTTAATCTCTTTCATTTTTCCCCTCCCCTTTTTTTGTTTCTTTTTTAACAACAAATCCGCTTTTTTCTTTAACCTTATTTTCTATTTCATCATAAAGTTTCTGGTTTGTTTTTAAAATTTTTATCATATTATCTACACCTTGCTCTAATGTCTTCCCATCATAATAAAAATAACTTCCTTTTTTCTCCAATATCCCAAAACTAATGGCTGCATCAATTAAAGATGCTTCTTTGCTTATTCCTTCTCCATAATAAAAATCTAAAATAACTTCTTTAAATGGTGGAGCAACTTTATTTTTTACAACTTTTACTTTTACCCGGTTTCCTATAAGGTCCTCACCTCTTTTAATACTTTCAATTCTTCTTAATTCAAGACGGACTGAAGCATAGAATTTTAAAGCCCTTCCTCCAGGTGTTGTTTCTGGATTTCCAAAAAAAACACCTATTTTTTCTCTTACTTGATTTATAAAAATTGTTGATGTATTTGATTTGCTTATATAACCAGTCAATTTTCTTAATGCCTGAGACATTAACCTTGCCTGTAATCCCATAACACTATCTCCCATCTCTCCTTCTAATTCTGCTTTTGGGACAAGAGCAGCAACTGAATCAATGACAATAACATCAATTGCATTACTTCTTATAAGTGCTTCTGCTATTTCCAATGCCTGTTCACCTGAGTCAGGTTGACTGACAAGCATATCTTCAATTTTCAAACCCAATTTTTTTGCATAATTTGGGTCCAAGGCATGTTCAACATCAATAAAAGCAACCTGCCCCCCTGCTTTTTGTGCCTGTGCTAATACACTTAAAGCAAGAGTGGTTTTTCCAGAAGATTCCTGTCCAAAAATTTCTGTTACCCTTCCTCTTGGAATACCACCAACACCAAGTGCAATATCTAAGGAAATTGCTCCTGTTGGTATTACAGGAACTTCAATATGCGTTTTTTCTCCTAATTTCATTATTGAACCTTTTCCAAATTCTTTTTCTATCTGAGATATTGTAAGTTCAAGTGCTTTTTCCTTTTCCATTTTTTTATCCTCCAAGTTTATAGGTCTCTAAATCCTCATAAATTGGACCACTTTTTGTTAATTTACTATTTATAAGAGAAAAGTTTTCAACTTTAAAACTACTTATGACCATATTATACTTTTCTTTTAATTTTTCAATAAATCCTAAATCGGGTGTGGACTTAAATCTTGCTATTGTAATATGTTCTGTAAATCTATTTTCTTCTTTATATCCAATAGTTACAAGTTGCCTCTCAATTTCTGAATTTAACTTTTTAAGTTTCCCATGACTTTCAACTCCAATCCATAAGACCCTGATTTTTTTATCATCTGGAAAACTTCCTATTTTCCCTATTGAGACATCAAAGGAACTAAATTTCTTTTTAACTTCGTTTAATTTCTCATCAATATTTCCAACATCTTTTTCGCCTACTTCTCCAAGAAACTTTAATGTAATATGCAAATTTTCAGGTGATACAACTTTAACTTCTCTAACTTTTTTCCTTAAAGATGCTTCAATTTTTCTTATTTCTTCTTTTAAATTATCAGGTAATTTTATTCCAACAAATAGTCGCATTTTAATAAAATATCTAATAAATTTTCCCCTCACCTCCATCCTCTCCCCTTAGGGGAGAGGAAAGATGGGATATTTGACTGGTATTTATTTACCTTTTAGCCAGGGCATCATACTTCTCATTTTTGCCCCCACTTTCTCAATTAAATGTTCTCTTGCCTCTTCTTTTAGTGAATTATAAACAGGTCTACCTGCTTGATTTTCAAGTATCCATTCCAGAGCAAATTTACCTGTCTGTATTTCTTTTAAAATATCTTTCATCTCTTCTCTAACACACTCATTTATAACTCTTGGACCCCTTGTCATATCACCATATTCAGCAGTATCACTCACAACATCTCTCATTCCCTGAATTCCTCTTGTATTTATTAAATCAACAATTAGTTTCAATTCGTGACATGTTTCATAATATGCAACTTCTGGTTGATATCCACTTTCAACAAGTATTTCAAAAGCATCTTTTATAAGTTGAGTTACTCCACCACAAAGAACAACCTGCTCACCAAAAAGGTCTGTTTCTGTTTCTTCTTTAAATGTTGTTTCAACTACTCCACATCTTGTTCCTCCTAAACCCTTTGCATATGCAAGTGCAATTTTAAGGGCATTTCCAGTTGGATTTTGATAAACAGCCACTAAACATGGAACTCCCTGACCTTGAGCAAACTGTTCCCTAACAAGGTCTCCAGGACCTTTTGGCGCGACCATAAAAACATCTATATCTTCTGGTGGGACAATTTGATTAAAACGTATTGAAAAACCATGTGCAAACCCCATTGCCTGCCCTTTTTTTAAATTTGGATGAATAAAATTTTTATAAACAGTTGGCTGTGCATTATCCTGAACAAGCATCATAAAAACATCACATGTTTTAACAACTTCTGCTGCATCAACTACTTTAAAATCATCATTTACTGCCTTTTTATAGGCAGGGGTTCCTTCTAACTCAGAAACAACAACATCAACCCCGCTATCTCTTAAATTTAGAGCATGTGCCCTTCCCTGACTACCATATCCTATAATTCCAACCTTTTTACCACTAAAAACACCTAAATCAGCATCTTTCTCATAATAAATCTTTGCCATTTCTTCCTCCTTTTTTACTTTTTTTCAATAGTTTCTCTTGATATCGCAATTTTACCTGTTCTGATAAACTCTTTAAAACCAAATGGTTTAAGAAGGTCAACCAGAGCATCTAATTTTGAAGTATCTCCTACCGCTTCAATAGTTAGTGTTTTCTTTCCTACACTTATTATTTTTGCTCTAAAAATTTGGACAAGTTGCAAAACCTCCTGCCTCTCATTAAAATTGTTAATTGATAACTTAATAAGAGCAAGCTCTCTCTCAATAAAATCCTGTTCTGTTAGGTCCTGAACTTTTATAACATCTATGAGTTTATTTAATTGTTTATATATCTGTTCAAGTATTTTTTCATCCCCCCTAACAACAATTATCATTCTTGAAACAGTTGGGTCATCTGTCTCTGCAACTGAGAGGGAATCAATATTATAACCCCTTGCAGAAAAAAGTCCTGCAATTTTTGACAGAACTCCAAATTTATTTTCAACAGTTACTGAAATAATATGCGGTTTTATGCCGTTATTATTCATTTTTTCTCCCTTATGCTATTCCTTCAAGCATCTGGTCCAATGAAGCACCTGCAGGTACCATTGGAAAAACATTTTCTTCTGGTTCAATTCTACAATCAAGCATAACGACTTTTTCTTTCTCCTCCAAAACCTTATCTATTACTTTATCAAATTCCTCTTTTGTTTTTACTCTATATCCAATTGCCCCATAACTTTCTGCTAATTTAACAAAATCAGGCTGACCATTTGCAATACAGGTAAAAGCATATTTTCTATTATAAAACAATTGTTGCCATTGTCTCACCATTCCTAAATACCCATTGTTAAGAATAATAATTTTTACAGGAATTTTATTTGAAACTGCTGTTGCAAGTTCCTGAATATTCATCTGTATACTTCCATCCCCTGCAATATCAATAACAATTTCATATGGATTTGCGACTTTTGCACCAATTGCAGCAGGAAAACCAAATCCCATTGTTCCAAGTCCACCTGATGTAATAAAAGTTCTTGGCTTTTTAAATCTATAAAATTGTGCTGTCCACATTTGATTTTGTCCAACTTCTGTTGCAATTATTGCCTCTCCTTTTGTAATCTCTGATATTTTTTCTATTACATATTGTGGTTTAAATCCATTGTTATCATATTTAAGAGGGTTCTCATTTTTCCATTTTTTGACTTTCTCCTGCCATTGTTCAATATCCAATTTTTTTGCCTCTTCTAATAATTTTTTTAAAACATTTTTTGCATCACCAACTATTGGAACATCTACTTCAACATTTTTACTTATTGCAGCTGGGTCAATATCAATGTGAATAATTTTTGCTTTTGGAGCAAAATTCTCTATTTTCCCTGTCACTCTGTCATCAAACCTGCATCCAATAGAAATAATTAAATCACTTTCAACAATTGCATAATTTGCATATTTTGTTCCATGCATACCAGGCATACCCAATGAAAGAGGATGCCTTACATCCATACAACCAAGACCCATAAGAGTAAAGGCAACTGGAATCCCTGTTTTTTCAACAAATTCATTCAATTCACTACTTGCGTTAGAACTTATAATTCCTCCACCTGCTATTATTACTGGTTTTTTTGAACTTTCAATTAACTCCCATGCTTTCTCAATTTGTTTTGGATGTCCTTCATAAACGGGCTTATAACTTCTCATTTCAATTTTTGATGGATAATTGAATTTTCCTTCCATACTCTGTATATTAGCAGGAAAATCAATTAAAACAGGTCCAGGTCTACCTGTTGTTGCAATATAAAATGCCTCTTTCACAACTTTGCATATCTCATTTACATCTTTTATTAAATAATTATGTTTTGTTATTGGCCTTGTTATTCCAGTAGTATCAACTTCCTGAAAAGCATCATTTCCAATTAAATGAGTTGCAACCTGTCCTGTAATTGCAACCATTGGTATTGAATCCATATAAGCAGTTGCAATTCCTGTAACAAGATTTGTTGACCCGGGACCAGAAGTAGCAAGACAAACCCCAACTTTTCCAGATGACCTTGAATAACCATCAGCAGCATGAGCAGCACCCTGTTCATGCCTTGTTAAAATAAATCTTATCCCACTATCAAAAAGAACATCACAAAATGGTAAAACTGTTCCACCTGGATAACCAAATATAACTTCAACTTTTTCTTTTTTCAAACATTCTATAAATATCTTTGCACCTTTCATTTTTCTCTCCATTCATTATTTAACTTATGAAATATTATATCACAAAAAAAACAAAATCAAATTTGACAACATAGAGTTTGACCAGATACAAAGAAGGTTGGTCTGTATTCTTGAACCCTGTATTGATAAATGTCCTGTAAAAGGTATTAAAAAATAAAATTGCCTTTTGTATATTACAAAAGAAATTAAGTTATTTGTCTTCAATAAGAGAAATAGGTCTATTTTTTTCTGATAATTTTAAAATTGCTAAAATAACTGCAAGGTTTTTTGTTGCTTCTTCACCAGTAACTGGAATTGGTGAGTCCTCTAAAATACTTTTTACAAATGAATGGTGAAATTCTTTCCAGATTTTATTATAATCAGGAGTATAATTTTCTTTTATTTCCTGTCCATCTTTAAAATAAGCATTAAATTTCCCTGAAAGTGAAATTTCAAGAGAACCATCATTTCCATGAAAATTTATACCTTCACCATTTGAAATATTCCCATTACCTCGCCACTGATTTTCACTTATTTCCAAAAAACCATTACTTCCTTCTTCAAAATCAATTATTGCTATTACATCATCAGCAGGAGCATTTTCAAACTCCTTTTTGAATTTTCTTACTTTCCCATAAACCTCAATTATCTCTTTCCCAAGAAGATACCTAAGGTCATCAATATAATGGACCTCTGTATCAAAAATTGAACCAATTTCTATTTTACTATTAAGTTTCCAACTGCGACTTTCTTTTATAAGGTCAACAAAATAACAATTAAAAGCAACAACCCTATGAATAAAACCAAGTTTTCCACTTTCAATAAGTTTTTTAGCATTTTGGATANNNNNNNNNNNNNNNNNNNNNNNNNNNNNNNNNNNNNNNNNNNNNNNNNNNNNNNNNNNNNNNNNNNNNNNNNNNNNNNNNNNNNNNNNNNNNNNNNNNNCCAAATTCCTGTGCAAAGTTTTCTGCTTGTGAAATATCAACATCACATAATGTTTTTAATTCTGTCTCTTCTAATGATTTTATTGCCTCTATGTGACAACGACTAAGATAACCACACCCAATCATCCCATATTTTCAATCTTTTTCCCATAGTTTTCCTTTCTTTTGTAAAATTTTTCTTGTTTTTTTATTATGCAGGAGATTGCTCTTTTTATAGGAATTTTTGGTATTTACTTTATTCCCATTTTGTCCACCAATTGCCAATTATTAAATTATTAATGTCAATTTTTGCGTCTGACTGAATATTGATTTCTCTATCACTACTGGCTGACATATCAAAATAATTATCTGAAAAAGATATATCTGAATCATTTTCTTTTAATATAATATGACAAAAACGAGCAAATGTATCAGTCCGAAGTTTAATAGTAGTATTCCACTTTCCTTTAAAAAATTTTTGATCAATAAATTTAATCTCAATATTAGGATGTGGCCATTGAATATCTTTCCATCCATCAGGAAAATAAATTACCCTAGGCAGTTTTTTATTATTAACAATAGCATCAATATATAAAAAATCTCCTATTGGAAATACCATTTTATCTCTTTCAATAGCATCAAATAATTTAGTTGAATTTTTGTCTATTGTTAATTTCTTATGTTTTGACCAAACTTGATTACCTTGTAATGTTTCCTGTCCATAAAGTAATTCTACTTCTGCATTTTTAGATGAATCGTTGCTAAAAAAGAATTCAATTTTTTCAGAGCGTTCAAAAATTATTGGAAGTAATGTAGCACATGCTCGTTTAGCAGCATAAAATGCAGGTTTTGGACATCTATAATAATCAATAATTGACCAGTTGCTTGTAGGCCAGCAATCATTAAACATCCATACCATCGTTCCTCCATTATTTGGGCGGTCTCGTCTAGCACTTTCAAATTCAGCCCTCATCATTTCTACATGAGTTGCTTGACCAAATTTCACATATTTCTCAAGAGAATCTATTTTCCCAAAAATAGCACCTGCAATAAAAATTGTTTGTTCATGATGGGGTAAATTTGCATGACCTCGTTGTATATGATATACCCACGCTTGATTAGGGGGCCAGAGATTATCAGGAGAAAAAAACTTTTTAAATGTTTTTTCTGCACAAGGACCTTGAATACAAAATTCTGAATCAAAAGAACATACTTTTTCAAAATGTTTCCTAAATTGTTCTGGTTTCCCATCTGATTCAAACAAAGAATATTTCCAGCAAGATATATGCGAATTTCCTGAATTAGGCATATTGCCATAATCATCCTTTGAAGATGGACTTGAATCTACATAAGGAACATCAAGACCAAATTTACTGACTAATCCCCGTAAAATCATAGTATATATTTGTGGGTCATCTTTTAATCTATCAACTTTCCATTTATCTTCACTTTCTTTTTTAGAATAAACACCACTATCTTGCTGAGTATCATCCTCTTCCTGTTCAGGATAACTCCATGAATAAATATCTTCATTACAGCCGCACCAGATTACAATACATGGATGATTTCTAAGACGTCTGATTTGATAATTTGCTTCTGCAATAATTTCATCCCTTAATAGATCAACAGGATAACCAGAACTCGCAAACATAAAATCCTGCCAGACCATTATTCCAAGTTCGTCACATAATTTATAAAAAATTTCTGGTTCATATATTCCGCCACCCCAAACGCGAAGCATATTGAAATTTGCCTCTTTTGCTTTATTTAAGTAAAACCTATATTGTTCTTCTGTGGCATTTACTGGCCATAATTCTAATGGAACCCAATTTGCCCCTTTACAAAATATAGATTCTCCATTAATTGTAATTCTAAATGAAAAACCATGTCCTGCTTCAGGAGTAAATGGTTCTTCTATAATTTTTGATTCGCGAATACCAAAATACCCTTCTTTTTTATCTACAATATTACCAGAAACTAAAAGGCCTATTGAATAATGATATAGTGGTTGTTCTCCATATCCATTAGGAAACCATAATTTTGGATTTTCAATATTTATACTTGTATAAGATTTAAAAGTGTTTCTTCTAATTTCTTTTGTAATATTTTGACCATATCCATCAATATTTATTATAATACTATAACCTGATAGTTTCGTTCCTTTACTCACTTCAAATGAAAAATCTATTCTGCCATTCATAAATGTTTGAATAGAAAATTCCTTTATACAAAACTCATTATGATATTCTATCCATACATTCCCTGAAAGACCTATTGAAGGAATAGGTAGTGCCCAATCCCAGCCAAATGAAAATTGGGGCTTACGAATAAAAGCCCTTCTTTCTCTCCATCCTAAGAGTTCATCAATACGGGAACCACCTAAAAGTTGGTCAATTGATTTGAATCTAATTAACAAAACATTTTTTTTTAATTTTAATAAACCAGTTATATTAAAACGAAATTGACGAAAAGCATTTTTCATCTCACCAAGATACTTATTATTAAGGTAAATATCTGCATGTCCATCTACTCCTTCTAAACAAAGGTCTGCTTTTGCATTACCTACATCTGAAGCATCAAATACTAATTTATACCACCATTCTTTTTCTGTAACCCAATAACAATCT harbors:
- the thpR gene encoding RNA 2',3'-cyclic phosphodiesterase produces the protein MEVRGKFIRYFIKMRLFVGIKLPDNLKEEIRKIEASLRKKVREVKVVSPENLHITLKFLGEVGEKDVGNIDEKLNEVKKKFSSFDVSIGKIGSFPDDKKIRVLWIGVESHGKLKKLNSEIERQLVTIGYKEENRFTEHITIARFKSTPDLGFIEKLKEKYNMVISSFKVENFSLINSKLTKSGPIYEDLETYKLGG
- the recA gene encoding recombinase RecA: MEKEKALELTISQIEKEFGKGSIMKLGEKTHIEVPVIPTGAISLDIALGVGGIPRGRVTEIFGQESSGKTTLALSVLAQAQKAGGQVAFIDVEHALDPNYAKKLGLKIEDMLVSQPDSGEQALEIAEALIRSNAIDVIVIDSVAALVPKAELEGEMGDSVMGLQARLMSQALRKLTGYISKSNTSTIFINQVREKIGVFFGNPETTPGGRALKFYASVRLELRRIESIKRGEDLIGNRVKVKVVKNKVAPPFKEVILDFYYGEGISKEASLIDAAISFGILEKKGSYFYYDGKTLEQGVDNMIKILKTNQKLYDEIENKVKEKSGFVVKKETKKGEGKNERD
- the ilvN gene encoding acetolactate synthase small subunit; the encoded protein is MNNNGIKPHIISVTVENKFGVLSKIAGLFSARGYNIDSLSVAETDDPTVSRMIIVVRGDEKILEQIYKQLNKLIDVIKVQDLTEQDFIERELALIKLSINNFNERQEVLQLVQIFRAKIISVGKKTLTIEAVGDTSKLDALVDLLKPFGFKEFIRTGKIAISRETIEKK
- a CDS encoding Gfo/Idh/MocA family oxidoreductase codes for the protein MKEIKIGLIGYKFMGKAHSHAYKDVGLFFQLSIRPIMKVICGRSKKPLSIAKDRFGWEEYETDWRKVVTRDDIDMIDITTPPNAHKEIAIEAAKNGKIIFCEKPLASRIEDAYKMVEVAEKYGVKHAICFNYRKLPAIGLAKKLIDEGKLGKIYHIRAVYLQDWIIDPEFPLVWRLQKEIAGSGAHGDLNAHLIDMARYLVGEFDQVIGMNKTFIKQRPLLEETEKLETGLKDKEKSKEKGIVDVDDATIFLAKFKNGVIGSFEATRFAAGRKNYQRFEINGSKGSIIFNLERLNELQYYSTDDPDYASGFRTIIATEPSHPYSANWWPAGHIIGYGESFINMVADIFNSIEKGENPSPNFYDGIKCQEVLEAVNRSIKEERWIELK
- the ilvB gene encoding biosynthetic-type acetolactate synthase large subunit; translation: MKGAKIFIECLKKEKVEVIFGYPGGTVLPFCDVLFDSGIRFILTRHEQGAAHAADGYSRSSGKVGVCLATSGPGSTNLVTGIATAYMDSIPMVAITGQVATHLIGNDAFQEVDTTGITRPITKHNYLIKDVNEICKVVKEAFYIATTGRPGPVLIDFPANIQSMEGKFNYPSKIEMRSYKPVYEGHPKQIEKAWELIESSKKPVIIAGGGIISSNASSELNEFVEKTGIPVAFTLMGLGCMDVRHPLSLGMPGMHGTKYANYAIVESDLIISIGCRFDDRVTGKIENFAPKAKIIHIDIDPAAISKNVEVDVPIVGDAKNVLKKLLEEAKKLDIEQWQEKVKKWKNENPLKYDNNGFKPQYVIEKISEITKGEAIIATEVGQNQMWTAQFYRFKKPRTFITSGGLGTMGFGFPAAIGAKVANPYEIVIDIAGDGSIQMNIQELATAVSNKIPVKIIILNNGYLGMVRQWQQLFYNRKYAFTCIANGQPDFVKLAESYGAIGYRVKTKEEFDKVIDKVLEEKEKVVMLDCRIEPEENVFPMVPAGASLDQMLEGIA
- the ilvC gene encoding ketol-acid reductoisomerase, translated to MAKIYYEKDADLGVFSGKKVGIIGYGSQGRAHALNLRDSGVDVVVSELEGTPAYKKAVNDDFKVVDAAEVVKTCDVFMMLVQDNAQPTVYKNFIHPNLKKGQAMGFAHGFSIRFNQIVPPEDIDVFMVAPKGPGDLVREQFAQGQGVPCLVAVYQNPTGNALKIALAYAKGLGGTRCGVVETTFKEETETDLFGEQVVLCGGVTQLIKDAFEILVESGYQPEVAYYETCHELKLIVDLINTRGIQGMRDVVSDTAEYGDMTRGPRVINECVREEMKDILKEIQTGKFALEWILENQAGRPVYNSLKEEAREHLIEKVGAKMRSMMPWLKGK
- a CDS encoding Gfo/Idh/MocA family oxidoreductase, giving the protein IQNAKKLIESGKLGFIHRVVAFNCYFVDLIKESRSWKLNSKIEIGSIFDTEVHYIDDLRYLLGKEIIEVYGKVRKFKKEFENAPADDVIAIIDFEEGSNGFLEISENQWRGNGNISNGEGINFHGNDGSLEISLSGKFNAYFKDGQEIKENYTPDYNKIWKEFHHSFVKSILEDSPIPVTGEEATKNLAVILAILKLSEKNRPISLIEDK